A genomic segment from Desulfurispirillum indicum S5 encodes:
- a CDS encoding Pycsar system effector family protein, whose product MSEPVQNNNVEEPVLPRLLAASALQANLTKHMDYNKMADQKASALVTIATVVITITLAQYANMVFLVPEVLLVTSVISIYYSLLTIVPKVYDHNFIDPYHYQSFSKISEEEYLSLFKELIKDREKMYDAYLRDIYYLGTYRLKKKYRNLMRGKFALLAGLIAAGVLTLIANQELSLMILLSKVLGH is encoded by the coding sequence ATGTCGGAACCGGTACAGAACAATAATGTCGAAGAGCCGGTGCTGCCGCGTCTGCTGGCTGCAAGCGCGCTGCAGGCCAATCTCACCAAACATATGGATTACAATAAGATGGCCGATCAGAAGGCCAGTGCCCTGGTGACCATTGCCACGGTGGTCATCACCATCACTCTTGCCCAGTACGCCAACATGGTGTTTCTGGTACCGGAAGTTCTGCTGGTGACCAGTGTCATCAGCATTTATTACAGCCTGCTTACCATTGTGCCCAAGGTGTATGATCACAATTTTATCGATCCCTACCACTATCAGAGCTTTTCCAAGATCTCCGAGGAGGAGTACCTGAGCCTGTTCAAGGAGCTGATTAAGGACCGTGAGAAGATGTACGATGCCTACCTGCGGGATATCTACTATCTGGGGACCTATCGGCTGAAAAAGAAATACCGCAACCTGATGCGAGGAAAATTCGCTCTGCTGGCCGGGTTGATTGCGGCGGGAGTGCTGACGCTGATCGCCAATCAGGAGTTGTCGTTGATGATACTGCTTTCAAAGGTGCTTGGACACTGA
- a CDS encoding pentapeptide repeat-containing protein, with protein MAYKYVYGALFLLLIFSLNASGRTVGNCQLRPGTQCPGENLMGANLRSANLAEGNFEGARMEAANLMHANFQGANLRGVNFQSAELRSTDFRNAALNGANFRWSRNIESAQFDGANLEEAIWVNGQVCAEGSIGQCRY; from the coding sequence ATGGCATATAAATACGTATATGGAGCACTTTTCCTGCTGCTCATATTCTCACTGAACGCCTCTGGGCGCACAGTCGGCAACTGTCAGCTGCGTCCGGGAACCCAGTGCCCCGGAGAAAACCTGATGGGAGCCAACCTGCGCAGCGCCAACCTGGCTGAGGGCAACTTCGAGGGCGCGCGCATGGAGGCTGCCAACCTCATGCACGCCAACTTCCAGGGCGCCAATCTGCGCGGCGTGAACTTTCAGTCTGCCGAACTGCGCAGTACCGACTTTCGCAACGCCGCCCTCAACGGAGCCAACTTCCGCTGGAGCCGTAACATCGAAAGCGCCCAATTTGACGGGGCAAATCTTGAGGAGGCCATCTGGGTCAACGGACAGGTCTGCGCTGAAGGCTCCATCGGCCAATGCCGCTATTGA
- a CDS encoding PAS domain S-box protein, translating into MGILSKEEQRLLFVPLAGALAVAVVVTLFLLQLASVRTEQRVSQARSEGQERIVQLREQLEDALFDSYHVMHATAREVAELSPWSEERFAAAGSRVLQAQDAISAIALVSRQELAAVYPPSLAQNVPCFTSKSIHRLSQNSSTSATLRGPLFPSPDEAQVCMAIPLSATADADAGILLAAINLASMLEKAGSVDFRLDGMFLGLSKALSPVAEGEFAGHERAFRDDAVTTRLRFHDAEWYFSMAPQGQWGPQVYSWVWVIALFSVAAGSLSWYLFHQLMRMHRSSQRLVPEMRSRRQAQQEVRRMSRALENSACSVLITDIDGLIEYANPKTCRVTGYSQAELLGSNPRLFSAGETPAEVYDAMWSDLLSGREWVGELLNRRKDGSLYWEHVAISPILNQSGRIMSYIAVKEDITRRRQVEITLERERGVLEAIAQARPSSEILRTICAIIQEQIPHSRCSFMLLDASGKVLQGCIHTDLPTEYVDLIVSVPVREASGSCGTAAYRRQPVIVSDIATDPFWSGPFRVMALKHGLNACWSWPVLSSTEEVLGTFAIYCRDQRRPEPHEELMVMRFASIAAIAVEKEEWREKLLLSEQRYRSFMESLNDGVIITQDGLLRYLNQSMAQMVGYGRESLTETPFMTYIHPDDQALAMDYHRRRMMGQQAPSEYDVRLLCHDGRVITVRVNSSLITWNNRPAALATVTDMTRRHEAQEQIRQLNESLERRVTEELKRRMETETLLEGVFENSSVGIVAIDGRGQVLRANATYCQMLGYCPEELREVGLDSLHPDDRLTVVEHFESLMDGSAAMCQIEIRYLTRDGGLLDVQIVASALNDENGDPRAILAMVKDISDLKVAIRRQRIQEQLLIQQSKMAVMGEMIGAITHQWKQPLNALSIILQEAREDYQLGILPPPVFSEAVERSLNHIDFMSRTIDDFRDFFRPDKSRVLFDIIEAVEEVEKLLQKQLHLHSVSMLYEISSENQAHRAIYTVANEVKQIVLNILNNAIDAIAAARVQGLLHRNDNGIIRVRLETTPMERILLIEDNGGGIPDEILPRIFKPYFTTKADKGTGIGLYLSRMIMENSLGGSISVTNTPSGACFRLAFPTLQKE; encoded by the coding sequence TTGGGTATTCTGTCGAAAGAAGAACAAAGGCTTTTGTTTGTCCCCCTGGCGGGGGCCCTGGCTGTGGCCGTGGTGGTAACCCTTTTTCTGCTGCAACTGGCATCGGTCCGCACGGAACAGCGTGTCAGCCAGGCCCGCTCTGAAGGCCAGGAACGCATTGTGCAGCTGCGTGAACAACTGGAAGATGCCCTCTTCGACAGCTATCACGTGATGCATGCCACAGCCCGGGAAGTGGCTGAGCTCTCGCCATGGTCAGAAGAGAGGTTTGCGGCAGCCGGCAGCCGGGTATTACAGGCTCAGGATGCGATTTCTGCCATAGCGCTCGTGTCCCGCCAGGAGCTGGCCGCGGTGTACCCTCCCTCACTGGCGCAGAATGTGCCCTGTTTCACGTCGAAGAGTATTCACCGACTTTCCCAGAATAGCTCCACCAGCGCCACCCTTCGTGGCCCTCTTTTCCCCTCCCCGGATGAAGCTCAAGTCTGTATGGCGATACCACTTTCTGCCACTGCAGATGCTGACGCTGGCATACTGCTGGCAGCGATTAACCTGGCGAGCATGCTGGAAAAAGCAGGAAGCGTGGACTTTCGCCTTGATGGCATGTTTCTGGGGCTCAGCAAGGCGCTGAGCCCTGTGGCAGAAGGGGAATTTGCCGGCCATGAAAGGGCTTTCCGTGATGATGCCGTCACCACGCGCCTGCGCTTTCATGACGCCGAGTGGTATTTCTCCATGGCACCACAGGGTCAGTGGGGCCCGCAGGTCTACTCCTGGGTCTGGGTTATCGCGCTGTTCTCGGTGGCCGCCGGCAGCCTCTCCTGGTATCTTTTCCACCAGCTTATGCGCATGCACCGGTCCAGTCAGCGACTGGTGCCTGAGATGCGCAGCCGACGCCAGGCTCAGCAGGAGGTGCGGCGCATGAGCCGTGCCCTGGAAAACAGCGCCTGCTCGGTATTGATCACGGATATCGACGGTCTCATAGAGTACGCCAATCCGAAAACCTGCCGGGTGACGGGTTACTCGCAGGCAGAACTGCTGGGGAGCAACCCGCGTCTGTTCAGCGCGGGGGAGACGCCCGCTGAGGTGTACGATGCCATGTGGAGCGATCTGCTCAGTGGCCGCGAATGGGTGGGCGAACTGCTGAATCGTCGCAAGGATGGCAGTCTCTACTGGGAGCATGTGGCCATTTCGCCTATCTTAAATCAGAGCGGCAGGATCATGAGCTATATTGCCGTCAAAGAAGATATTACCCGTCGTCGGCAGGTGGAGATTACGCTGGAGCGGGAGCGGGGTGTCCTGGAGGCCATCGCCCAGGCCCGGCCTTCATCGGAAATTCTGCGCACTATCTGCGCTATCATACAGGAGCAGATTCCCCATTCGCGCTGTTCGTTCATGCTGCTGGACGCTTCGGGAAAGGTGCTGCAGGGCTGCATTCACACTGACCTGCCAACGGAGTATGTGGATCTCATCGTCAGCGTTCCGGTGCGGGAGGCTTCCGGTTCCTGTGGCACGGCAGCATATCGCAGGCAACCAGTGATCGTCAGCGATATCGCCACTGACCCCTTCTGGAGTGGCCCGTTTCGCGTGATGGCACTCAAGCACGGACTGAATGCCTGCTGGTCCTGGCCGGTGCTCTCCTCGACGGAAGAGGTACTGGGCACCTTTGCCATTTACTGCCGTGATCAGCGCAGGCCCGAGCCCCACGAGGAGCTTATGGTCATGCGTTTTGCCTCCATAGCGGCCATCGCGGTGGAAAAGGAGGAGTGGCGCGAAAAACTGCTGCTCAGCGAGCAGCGCTACCGCAGTTTCATGGAGAGCCTCAACGACGGGGTTATTATCACCCAGGACGGCCTGCTGCGCTATCTGAACCAGTCTATGGCGCAGATGGTCGGATACGGGCGGGAGTCTCTCACGGAAACACCATTCATGACCTATATCCATCCTGACGATCAGGCCCTGGCCATGGATTACCACCGACGCCGCATGATGGGGCAGCAGGCTCCCAGTGAATATGACGTGCGGCTTCTCTGTCACGATGGGCGGGTGATCACGGTGCGCGTAAATTCGAGCCTGATTACCTGGAATAACCGCCCGGCTGCCCTGGCAACGGTCACGGACATGACCCGGCGTCATGAGGCCCAGGAGCAGATCCGGCAGCTTAATGAAAGCCTTGAGCGCCGGGTGACCGAAGAGCTGAAGCGGCGTATGGAGACGGAAACCCTGCTGGAGGGTGTTTTTGAGAACTCTTCGGTGGGTATCGTGGCCATTGATGGCAGGGGGCAGGTGCTGAGGGCGAACGCCACCTACTGTCAGATGCTGGGGTATTGTCCTGAAGAGCTGCGCGAAGTCGGATTGGACTCTCTCCATCCCGATGACCGCCTGACGGTGGTCGAACACTTCGAATCCCTGATGGATGGTTCTGCGGCCATGTGTCAGATTGAAATACGCTATCTCACCAGGGATGGCGGGCTGCTTGATGTTCAGATAGTTGCCTCGGCACTGAATGATGAAAATGGAGATCCCAGGGCCATTCTCGCCATGGTCAAGGATATCAGCGATCTCAAGGTGGCCATTCGCCGCCAGCGCATCCAGGAACAGCTGTTGATCCAGCAGTCAAAGATGGCGGTCATGGGAGAGATGATCGGCGCGATTACCCACCAGTGGAAACAGCCCCTGAATGCCCTTTCCATCATACTGCAGGAGGCCCGCGAGGATTATCAGCTGGGCATTCTGCCACCACCGGTCTTCAGCGAAGCTGTGGAAAGATCCCTCAATCATATTGACTTCATGTCCCGCACCATCGACGATTTCCGCGATTTCTTCCGCCCTGACAAGAGCCGTGTGCTCTTTGACATTATCGAGGCCGTGGAGGAGGTGGAGAAACTTCTGCAGAAGCAGCTTCATCTGCACAGCGTCAGTATGCTCTATGAAATCTCTTCAGAAAACCAAGCGCATCGTGCCATCTATACCGTTGCCAATGAGGTGAAACAGATTGTCCTGAATATCCTCAATAACGCCATTGACGCCATAGCGGCGGCGCGGGTACAGGGCCTGCTGCACCGCAATGATAATGGCATCATTCGCGTGCGCCTGGAGACCACGCCCATGGAGCGCATCCTGCTTATTGAGGACAACGGCGGTGGTATTCCCGATGAGATTCTGCCGCGAATTTTCAAACCGTACTTCACCACAAAGGCGGACAAGGGGACTGGCATTGGCCTCTATCTCTCCAGGATGATCATGGAAAACAGCCTTGGGGGGAGTATCAGCGTTACAAATACACCGTCTGGCGCCTGTTTCCGCCTGGCCTTTCCAACGCTGCAGAAGGAGTAG
- a CDS encoding PAS domain S-box protein, producing MPENCTPPITPDLADFLNACDEPVLFFHRQTQRICYGNAALQNLLGISDASSSWPFVHDLFTNVESSSFTTESARYQYLWSKQSMQDGMVQLTAYVPRAHPDYVLMKLHIDERFLQRFEQCLHFSGDGLWEWELLSGTVYLSPRWKEIAGYSDGELENSFASWRQVIHPDDYQRAIERIRSLSQFPGRVFQVVHRILSKSGTFKWVLCRGQVLPGPDGKAERIIGFLTDIDEQRKIEEELEQARQMLLDVQSRVSMGNWEMDLETEQFWWSDEMYRIFNVSAGDFGGSLNDFLAMIIPEEQPLVEQVFRGDVPFSHFFTFHTDPVGPRTVYMEAEIYRNAHGTPTRMVGLAQDVTAQREAQQQNSKLSRALEQVPNAVIITDREGTIEYINPAFEQITGYTREEVIGRNPNVLNSSSMPREFYRDMWQQILNGSIFEGELVNRRKDGTLYQEHKSIAPIRDTRGHITHFVSIGRDITQQVQMQREIEAANQTLQELNEGLQRRVEEGIEKQRRQEQLLLQQSRLGAMAEMMSYVAHHWRQPLNIIGLLIQNIQIAHQMNELNSQFIEDVSRQSMEQIRKMSEVIDSFASFSQESRDKQPFSLVHAIQDTLLLVQQQLQDSGITIQATFVPTGQMIPVSQADTCPIDPHQNNYPAVNVLGYPNEFKHVLLSIINNARDAIASRFKGSGQGFIDISLDHNEQEIVVRIADTGMGIDAAIMDRIFDPYFTTKDVGKGTGIALYMAKVIIETHMGGQLTAQNTNEGACFTIRFHVPAQVSV from the coding sequence TTGCCAGAAAACTGTACCCCCCCCATTACTCCCGATCTGGCTGACTTCCTGAATGCCTGCGATGAGCCGGTTCTGTTTTTTCATCGTCAGACGCAGCGGATTTGTTACGGCAATGCGGCTCTGCAAAACCTTCTGGGCATATCTGATGCATCGTCATCCTGGCCATTTGTTCATGATCTTTTTACCAATGTGGAGAGTTCATCTTTCACGACTGAGTCCGCTCGATACCAGTATCTGTGGTCGAAGCAGAGCATGCAGGATGGGATGGTGCAGCTGACGGCCTATGTCCCACGGGCCCACCCCGACTATGTTCTCATGAAGCTGCATATTGACGAGCGTTTTCTGCAGCGCTTCGAGCAGTGTCTGCACTTTTCCGGCGACGGGCTCTGGGAGTGGGAACTGCTGTCCGGCACGGTCTATCTCTCTCCGCGCTGGAAGGAAATCGCCGGATACAGCGATGGTGAGCTGGAGAACTCCTTTGCTTCATGGCGCCAGGTAATACATCCCGACGACTATCAGCGCGCCATTGAACGCATCCGATCCCTGTCCCAGTTCCCCGGCCGCGTCTTCCAGGTGGTTCACCGCATTCTCAGCAAGAGTGGAACCTTCAAGTGGGTGCTCTGCCGTGGCCAGGTTCTCCCCGGCCCCGATGGCAAGGCTGAGCGGATCATCGGCTTTCTGACTGATATCGATGAACAGCGTAAAATAGAAGAGGAGCTGGAGCAGGCCCGGCAGATGCTGCTGGATGTTCAGTCGCGGGTCAGCATGGGCAACTGGGAAATGGATCTGGAGACGGAGCAGTTCTGGTGGTCCGATGAGATGTACCGCATTTTCAATGTCTCCGCGGGTGACTTTGGCGGAAGCCTCAATGATTTTCTCGCCATGATCATCCCCGAGGAGCAGCCGCTTGTGGAACAGGTCTTTCGTGGCGATGTTCCCTTCAGTCACTTTTTCACCTTCCACACTGATCCCGTCGGGCCGCGCACGGTTTACATGGAAGCCGAAATCTACCGCAACGCGCATGGTACGCCCACCCGTATGGTGGGTCTGGCCCAGGATGTCACCGCCCAGCGCGAAGCTCAACAGCAGAACAGCAAGCTCAGCCGGGCGTTGGAGCAGGTTCCCAACGCGGTCATCATCACGGACCGCGAAGGCACCATAGAATACATTAACCCTGCCTTCGAACAGATTACCGGTTATACCCGGGAAGAGGTCATCGGCCGTAATCCCAATGTGCTGAACTCCTCTTCCATGCCCAGGGAGTTTTACCGGGACATGTGGCAGCAGATCCTTAACGGAAGCATCTTTGAAGGGGAACTGGTCAATCGGCGCAAGGATGGCACCCTCTACCAGGAGCACAAGTCCATTGCCCCTATTCGCGATACCCGTGGGCATATCACCCACTTTGTTTCCATTGGCCGGGATATCACCCAGCAGGTGCAGATGCAGCGGGAAATTGAAGCTGCCAACCAGACCCTGCAGGAATTAAACGAGGGACTGCAGCGGCGGGTTGAAGAGGGAATTGAAAAGCAGCGGCGTCAGGAGCAGCTTTTGCTGCAGCAGTCGCGCCTGGGGGCCATGGCCGAAATGATGAGCTATGTGGCCCACCACTGGCGGCAGCCTCTGAATATCATCGGCCTGCTGATTCAGAATATTCAGATAGCCCACCAGATGAACGAGCTCAACTCCCAGTTTATTGAGGATGTCTCCCGTCAGTCCATGGAGCAGATCCGCAAAATGTCAGAGGTTATCGACAGCTTCGCCAGCTTTTCCCAGGAGTCCCGTGACAAGCAGCCGTTCAGTCTGGTACACGCCATTCAGGACACCCTGCTGCTGGTGCAGCAGCAGTTGCAGGACAGTGGCATCACCATTCAGGCGACCTTTGTGCCCACCGGACAGATGATTCCCGTCAGTCAGGCCGATACCTGCCCCATAGACCCGCATCAGAACAACTATCCTGCCGTGAATGTGCTGGGGTACCCCAACGAGTTCAAACATGTGCTGCTGAGTATCATCAACAATGCCCGTGACGCCATTGCCAGTCGTTTCAAGGGTTCTGGGCAGGGCTTCATTGACATATCCCTGGATCATAACGAGCAGGAGATTGTGGTGCGGATCGCCGATACTGGAATGGGGATTGACGCTGCTATCATGGATCGCATTTTCGACCCCTATTTCACTACCAAGGATGTGGGCAAAGGCACCGGAATTGCTCTCTATATGGCCAAGGTCATTATCGAAACCCATATGGGAGGCCAACTGACGGCGCAGAATACCAATGAAGGTGCCTGCTTCACCATCCGGTTTCACGTTCCTGCACAGGTTTCTGTGTGA
- a CDS encoding PAS domain-containing sensor histidine kinase, translating to MKILPLVAQSVLNHLPCGAICVDRQGRVALVNAMAARLWQVAPDTALDISSLTQLMASQLESPEPFVEAVLSYFSSSGQQEIAGQLRQVCGRKIHHAITAIHDECFPEGAWLWSFLPQEEAPAAVPVPAESGASLFADGEITRDLNAVGSLMEALAEMVFFYTLDRTMYFGNVMGRFAPETRLSPGHFFARSIWQIFPHKTARIHEQVNREVLQEATTKVFEWCMSGGDGQEFWFRSSHAPLLDAGGQAVGIVGISMDITRLKSLEENTREQTTYIRNILNFQANLIVVMEGSRLKTCNKAFLDFFHCETKEEFLQRNQSLEQVFVEEEGYLSARDGQWLLRLMENRQRAQETRVLLYDMRRGENRHFLLDFRIMPTGIDEMVLTFTDITELEEYHRLLQDINAYLEIKVQQRTSKLQQVNDLLQTREKLVHTIFETIHVGIVVLDEGGSIVQSNSAFGRICSLGTDELAGKPFEECLRGRSRRSARRMFNRSLTRSQVQGPYHWKVQRHDGAQLRVLFSLSPLAYGSGQDYRLLTITDITRRHAMEERARYQEQMLIQQSRMADMGEMIGVIAHQWKQPLNSIALLAQTISLLFDGQPGEYSRQRIADSLQNILEQVRFMADTIEDFRDFLTPSKEKVNFPLDVAVASILHILAPQLQLSGITPHTSFQSTAGELMLAHGYPNEFKQVILNILVNARDAIEQARSNGQQLQGEHSIDIAIEPLPEHWQLAISDTGGGIPPQMLEKIFEPYMTTKGDQGTGIGLSMSRTIIEDHMGGSIEATNWEKGARILIQLPRAGKSSL from the coding sequence GTGAAGATTTTGCCCCTCGTCGCTCAGTCTGTTCTTAATCATCTGCCCTGTGGAGCCATCTGCGTGGATCGTCAGGGCAGGGTGGCTCTGGTGAACGCCATGGCAGCTCGCCTGTGGCAGGTGGCACCCGATACGGCCCTGGATATCAGTTCGCTGACCCAGTTGATGGCCAGCCAGCTGGAATCTCCTGAGCCGTTTGTGGAAGCGGTCCTGTCATACTTTTCCAGCAGCGGGCAACAGGAAATTGCTGGCCAGCTCAGGCAGGTGTGCGGGCGAAAAATCCATCATGCCATCACCGCGATCCATGATGAGTGTTTTCCCGAAGGAGCCTGGCTGTGGAGCTTTCTACCCCAGGAGGAGGCTCCGGCGGCTGTACCGGTTCCAGCAGAATCAGGGGCTTCTCTCTTTGCCGATGGCGAGATCACCCGTGATCTGAATGCCGTTGGCTCCCTTATGGAGGCCCTTGCGGAGATGGTCTTTTTTTATACCCTTGACCGCACCATGTACTTTGGTAATGTCATGGGCCGGTTTGCCCCCGAAACCCGGCTTTCCCCCGGGCACTTTTTTGCTCGCAGCATCTGGCAGATATTTCCCCACAAAACGGCGCGTATTCACGAACAAGTCAACCGTGAGGTGCTGCAGGAGGCGACGACGAAGGTCTTTGAGTGGTGTATGAGCGGCGGTGATGGTCAGGAGTTCTGGTTTCGCTCGTCCCATGCTCCACTGCTGGACGCTGGGGGGCAGGCCGTGGGTATTGTGGGAATATCCATGGATATCACCCGCCTGAAAAGCCTTGAGGAAAACACCCGCGAGCAGACAACCTATATTCGCAACATACTGAATTTCCAGGCCAATCTCATCGTGGTCATGGAAGGGTCTCGGCTGAAAACCTGCAATAAAGCCTTTCTTGACTTCTTCCACTGTGAGACCAAGGAGGAATTCCTGCAACGTAACCAGTCGCTGGAGCAGGTTTTTGTGGAGGAGGAGGGTTATCTCAGCGCCCGGGATGGTCAGTGGCTCCTCAGGTTGATGGAGAATCGACAGCGCGCTCAGGAGACGCGCGTGCTCCTCTATGATATGCGACGCGGAGAGAATCGTCATTTCCTGCTGGATTTTCGCATCATGCCCACGGGTATTGACGAGATGGTTCTCACTTTTACTGATATTACCGAACTGGAAGAATACCATCGCCTTTTGCAGGATATTAATGCGTATCTGGAGATTAAGGTTCAGCAGCGCACCAGCAAGCTTCAGCAGGTCAACGATCTGTTGCAGACACGGGAAAAGCTGGTACACACTATTTTCGAAACGATTCATGTGGGTATTGTGGTGCTGGATGAGGGCGGCAGCATTGTGCAGTCTAACAGTGCCTTCGGGCGTATCTGCAGCCTGGGCACCGATGAACTCGCGGGAAAACCCTTCGAGGAGTGTCTGCGCGGACGCAGTCGCCGCAGTGCCAGACGCATGTTCAATCGATCCCTGACGCGTTCCCAAGTCCAGGGGCCCTACCACTGGAAGGTACAGCGCCATGATGGCGCTCAGCTGCGGGTACTGTTCAGTCTGTCTCCCCTGGCCTATGGCAGTGGACAGGACTATCGCCTGCTGACCATTACCGATATCACACGGCGTCACGCCATGGAAGAGCGTGCCCGCTACCAGGAGCAGATGCTGATTCAGCAGTCGCGCATGGCGGACATGGGGGAGATGATCGGGGTCATAGCCCACCAGTGGAAGCAGCCACTCAACAGCATAGCCTTGCTGGCTCAGACCATTTCTCTGCTCTTTGATGGGCAGCCTGGTGAATACAGTCGCCAGCGCATTGCCGACTCCCTGCAGAATATCCTGGAGCAGGTCCGGTTCATGGCAGACACGATTGAAGACTTTCGCGACTTCCTGACGCCCTCGAAGGAAAAAGTGAATTTCCCCCTGGATGTTGCTGTCGCCTCCATACTGCATATTCTGGCGCCGCAACTGCAGCTCAGTGGAATCACTCCCCACACCAGCTTCCAGAGTACGGCAGGGGAGCTGATGCTGGCCCACGGATATCCCAATGAGTTCAAACAGGTCATTCTCAATATATTGGTCAACGCCCGTGATGCCATTGAGCAGGCGCGCAGCAACGGCCAGCAACTTCAAGGAGAGCACAGTATCGATATCGCCATAGAACCGTTGCCGGAACACTGGCAGCTCGCCATCAGCGATACCGGTGGGGGAATTCCCCCGCAGATGCTGGAGAAGATCTTTGAACCCTACATGACCACCAAGGGGGATCAGGGAACGGGAATCGGGCTCTCCATGTCGCGCACGATCATCGAAGACCATATGGGTGGCAGCATTGAGGCCACGAACTGGGAGAAAGGGGCGCGAATCCTTATACAGCTTCCTCGCGCGGGGAAGAGCTCCCTGTGA
- a CDS encoding undecaprenyl-diphosphate phosphatase: protein MDFLQIFILSVVQGLTEFLPISSSAHLILVPVFTAWEDQGLAFDLAVHLGSLAAVLWYFRVQIAGMGSAWTRSLLSGQKSADSRLAWAILWGTVPVGLAGITMKGLVETEFRSPLLIAFSLILFGIALGVADFRRKGERTEYDLRWSDVLVVGCAQALALIPGTSRSGITMTAALFMGLGREGASRFSFLLSIPVTTLAVGLQLLELVQMPAGSTDWSSLALAAVLSGISAYLCIHYFLVFIRQIGMQPFVAYRIVLGVLLLVVFW, encoded by the coding sequence GTGGATTTCCTGCAGATTTTCATTCTCTCCGTCGTTCAAGGCCTGACGGAGTTTCTTCCCATTTCCAGCTCTGCGCATCTTATTCTGGTGCCGGTGTTTACCGCCTGGGAAGATCAGGGGCTGGCCTTTGATCTGGCGGTGCACCTCGGCTCACTGGCAGCGGTTTTGTGGTATTTCCGGGTGCAGATTGCCGGTATGGGCAGTGCCTGGACCAGAAGTCTGCTTTCGGGTCAGAAAAGCGCCGATTCGCGCCTGGCCTGGGCTATTCTGTGGGGAACCGTTCCCGTGGGGCTGGCGGGGATAACCATGAAGGGGCTTGTGGAGACGGAGTTTCGTTCACCGCTACTGATCGCGTTTTCCCTGATCCTCTTCGGCATTGCCCTGGGTGTCGCCGACTTTCGTCGCAAAGGCGAACGCACTGAATACGATCTGCGCTGGTCCGATGTGCTGGTGGTGGGTTGTGCTCAGGCACTGGCATTGATACCGGGAACGTCCCGTTCCGGCATCACCATGACCGCCGCCCTCTTTATGGGCCTTGGCCGTGAAGGAGCCAGCCGGTTCTCTTTTCTGCTCTCCATACCGGTTACGACTCTGGCGGTGGGGCTGCAGCTTCTGGAGCTGGTACAGATGCCGGCGGGTTCGACGGACTGGAGCTCTCTGGCGTTGGCTGCCGTGCTGTCAGGTATCAGTGCCTATCTCTGCATTCACTATTTCCTCGTTTTTATCCGGCAGATAGGCATGCAGCCGTTTGTGGCCTATCGTATTGTTTTAGGGGTGCTGCTTCTGGTCGTCTTCTGGTGA
- a CDS encoding AAA family ATPase, translating into MIYAFCGLSGTGKSYLAHLFSEATGYPHLQSDVIRKELAGMGPLEQSASHPGSNIYTPAFSRQTYTTMIQRALEHPHAIVDATFTCQWQRNLLAGTGAPHWYILCQAPEEVIRQRIIQRQQRADNPSEADLDIYLLQKKSFEPFASHERVLRIDTYTQSPWKAVNDILQSISPEDDQKQHP; encoded by the coding sequence ATGATTTACGCATTCTGCGGACTTTCGGGAACAGGGAAAAGCTATCTGGCCCATCTTTTTTCCGAGGCCACTGGATACCCCCATCTGCAGTCCGATGTCATCCGCAAGGAACTGGCGGGTATGGGACCTCTGGAACAGAGCGCTTCCCATCCCGGCAGCAATATCTATACCCCCGCGTTCAGCCGCCAGACCTACACCACCATGATTCAACGCGCCCTGGAGCATCCCCACGCCATCGTGGACGCTACCTTCACCTGCCAGTGGCAGCGCAACCTGCTGGCCGGCACCGGCGCACCTCACTGGTATATCCTCTGCCAGGCGCCCGAAGAGGTCATCCGCCAGCGAATCATTCAACGACAGCAGCGTGCCGACAACCCCTCCGAAGCGGATCTCGACATCTACCTGCTGCAGAAAAAGTCCTTTGAACCCTTCGCCTCCCATGAACGGGTGCTGCGGATCGACACCTACACCCAAAGCCCGTGGAAGGCTGTCAACGACATACTCCAGTCCATCTCACCAGAAGACGACCAGAAGCAGCACCCCTAA